In a single window of the Cydia amplana chromosome 4, ilCydAmpl1.1, whole genome shotgun sequence genome:
- the LOC134663133 gene encoding proteasomal ATPase-associated factor 1-like: MSAKFPVITIQCDWNEVIKLPKCKAWISSKYLNQNSVHDELRTSLNNSDGKIKIQFSDNYQYISHGNLSLVIKHISGLKAAFVAPTKAYKVHKKGVTTVSASGTENALAISACDGDQLLVWDSRTGEVMLDLKGHGGPVYKSKFFNSGVVVISAGADGSCRIWSAETGVNPVTLIGHKLAITDIAIVEVGRNVISVSKDGTAKLWDVGQAACLANIVEGHGQINCCTLTTTDDVPVDNEREVGTSNKLLIIGCESGLVIGAHVAKREEVFRKQMDSACNACIVVGQNAIIGCSSGKIMLLNLQNGELGELHESASPVLSMVTLPNQMFAVGRQDGTCTVMSLHEAHGATRVQLTGSDCDGIRDLAFNGKWIFAACRDCNVRKYDFNQVIVHFK, from the exons ATGTCGGCGAAATTCCCGGTTATTACAATTCAATGCGATTGGAATGAAGTCATAAA actGCCAAAGTGCAAAGCTTGGATATCCTCcaaatatttaaatcaaaatagTGTCCATGATGAACTTAGAACAAGTTTAAATAATAGTGATGGGAAGATTAAGATACAGTTCTCAGATAATTACCAGTATATATCTCATGGAAACCTCAGCCTTGTGATAAAGCACATATCTGGTTTGAAGGCAGCCTTTGTGGCCCCGACAAAAGCTTATAAGGTGCATAAGAAGGGAGTCACTACTGTGTCTGCATCTGGCACAGAAAATGCATTGGCTATATCTGCTTGTGATGGTGACCAACTTTTAGTATGGGACAGCAGGACAG GTGAAGtcatgttagatcttaaagGCCACGGTGGTCCAGTGTACAAGAGTAAATTCTTCAATTCTGGTGTAGTGGTGATATCGGCTGGTGCTGATGGATCATGTCGGATCTGGTCTGCTGAGACGGGAGTCAACCCTGTTACGCTGATAGGCCACAAATTGGCCATTACTGATATTGCTATTGTTGAAGTTGGAAGGAATGTGATTTCTGTCAGCAA GGATGGTACTGCAAAGCTGTGGGATGTTGGCCAAGCAGCATGTTTGGCCAATATTGTTGAAGGTCATGGTCAGATAAATTGCTGCACCCTGACCACAACTGATGATGTGCCTGTTGATAATGAGAGAGAG gTGGGAACAAGTAACAAACTCCTAATTATTGGTTGCGAGAGTGGCCTAGTCATTGGTGCCCACGTGGCCAAAAGGGAGGAAGTGTTCCGGAAGCAGATGGACTCCGCCTGCAATGCTTGCATTGTTGTAGGGCAGAATGCCATCATTGGCTGTAGCAGTGGGAAG ATAATGCTTCTCAACCTTCAAAACGGCGAACTAGGGGAGCTCCACGAATCCGCGAGCCCAGTCCTAAGCATGGTAACATTGCCCAACCAGATGTTCGCAGTCGGGCGCCAAGACGGCACATGCACTGTCATGTCACTACACGAAGCCCACGGCGCCACGCGAGTCCAACTGACCGGCTCGGACTGCGACGGAATCAGAGACCTAGCCTTCAATGGAAAATGGATTTTTGCTGCCTGCCGCGACTGTAATGTTAGGAAGTATGACTTCAATCAAGTGATCGTACATTTTAAGTGA